One Gloeothece verrucosa PCC 7822 DNA window includes the following coding sequences:
- a CDS encoding methyltransferase family protein: MLLSLFWVAPFILISTRSEPSLPLMAAAISLNLLGIFLHYGSDAQKYYTLKYKSGLITEGFFARCRNPNYLGEACIYISFAMLAQHWLPFLILGFMVAMVWIPNMLKKDQSLSRYPEFENYKANSGLIFPKLWSKKFQDLEEISS, encoded by the coding sequence TTGCTGTTGAGTTTATTCTGGGTTGCCCCTTTTATATTAATTAGCACCCGTTCTGAACCTTCACTTCCTTTAATGGCTGCTGCTATTTCATTAAATCTTCTTGGAATTTTTCTTCACTATGGCAGCGATGCTCAGAAATATTATACTCTTAAATACAAATCTGGATTAATTACCGAAGGCTTTTTTGCCCGTTGTCGAAATCCAAATTATTTAGGAGAAGCTTGTATTTATATTAGCTTTGCTATGTTAGCTCAACATTGGCTTCCTTTTCTCATCCTAGGATTTATGGTGGCTATGGTATGGATACCGAATATGTTAAAAAAAGATCAGTCTCTTTCTCGTTATCCAGAATTTGAAAATTATAAAGCTAATTCTGGCTTAATTTTTCCTAAGTTATGGTCAAAAAAATTTCAAGATTTAGAGGAGATTAGTTCGTAG
- a CDS encoding acetoacetate decarboxylase family protein gives MTYPLAPWTLEGYAFLSVYLVDIDVSRSFIPSELEIISVWPGKTLGGVYFANYQGGSVLEYNELIVVPAFVRYQEKVGSIISHIYVDHQDSVSGGREIWGLPKELAQFTWDNQGVSISQNHRQLCHFRHQKGFFNLSTGWRQQLSGESFGGLETDLLYFSSTFKSHIGLVEGHLEIPPQSPFYQLKLSQPMLTLQLSQLSLMVNPPTIVGQKSI, from the coding sequence ATGACTTATCCTCTCGCACCTTGGACATTAGAAGGATATGCTTTTTTAAGCGTTTATTTAGTGGATATCGACGTGAGCCGATCTTTTATTCCTTCTGAATTAGAGATTATTTCAGTTTGGCCAGGAAAAACCCTAGGGGGTGTATATTTTGCTAATTATCAAGGCGGCTCGGTTTTAGAATACAATGAATTAATTGTTGTGCCGGCATTCGTTCGTTATCAGGAAAAAGTTGGCAGTATCATTTCTCATATTTACGTTGATCATCAGGACTCGGTATCCGGTGGCCGAGAAATTTGGGGTTTACCTAAAGAATTGGCTCAATTTACCTGGGATAATCAGGGCGTAAGTATTTCTCAAAATCATCGCCAGCTTTGTCATTTTCGTCATCAGAAAGGTTTTTTTAATCTATCCACTGGATGGCGGCAGCAATTGAGCGGCGAAAGTTTTGGCGGTTTAGAAACTGATTTACTATATTTTAGTAGTACATTTAAGTCTCATATTGGTCTAGTGGAAGGTCACTTAGAAATTCCTCCCCAAAGCCCTTTTTATCAGTTAAAATTGAGTCAACCGATGTTAACTTTGCAATTAAGCCAGTTATCCTTAATGGTCAATCCTCCAACAATTGTTGGACAAAAATCTATTTGA
- the rpoB gene encoding DNA-directed RNA polymerase subunit beta: MSNLTYNLLPDLISIQRSSFRWFLEEGLIEELDSFSPITDYTGKLELHFLGQDYKLKEPKYAVDEAKRRDSTYSVQMYVPTRLINKETGNIKEQEVFIGDLPLMTERGTFIINGAERVIVNQIVRSPGVYYKCEYDKNGRRTYSASLIPNRGAWLKFETDKNGLVWVRIDKTRKLSAQVLLKAIGLSDNEILDALRHPDFYQKTLDKEGNPSEEEALLELYRKLRPGEPPTVSGGQLLLESRFFDNKRYDLGRVGRYKLNKKLRLNVADTIRVLRQEDILAAIDYLINLEFDIGSTDDIDHLGNRRVRSVGELLQNQVRVGLNRLERIIRERMTVSEADSLTPASLVNPKPLVAAIKEFFGSSQLSQFMDQTNPLAELTHKRRLSALGPGGLTRERAGFAVRDIHPSHHGRICPVETPEGPNAGLIGSLATYARVNQYGFIETPYYRVENGRVRRELAPVYLTADEEDDFRVAPGDVATDEAGVIVGESVPVRYRQEFSTTEPEQVDYVAVSPVQIVSVATSLIPFLEHDDANRALMGSNMQRQAVPLLRPERPLVGTGLEAQTARDSGMVIVSRSHGVVTHVDATTIRVKVKSEERVIEYELQKYQRSNQDTCLNQRPLVYMGEEVVPGQVLADGSATEGGEIALGQNILVAYMPWEGYNYEDAILISERLVYDDVYTSIHVEKYEIEARQTKLGPEEITREIPNVGEDALRNLDERGIIRIGAWVEAGDILVGKVTPKGESDQPPEEKLLRAIFGEKARDVRDNSLRVPNGEKGRVVDVRVFTREQGDELPPGANMVVRVYVAQKRKIQVGDKMAGRHGNKGIISRILPIEDMPYLPDGRPVDIVLNPLGVPSRMNVGQVFECLLGWAGENLGVRFKITPFDEMYGEEASRETVHGLLNQASNRPGKEWVFSQDHPGKIMVYDGRTGEPFDRPVTVGQAYMLKLVHLVDDKIHARSTGPYSLVTQQPLGGKAQQGGQRFGEMEVWALEAYGAAYTLQELLTVKSDDMQGRNEALNAIVKGKPIPRPGTPESFKVLMRELQSLGLDIAVHKVETLTDGTSRDVEVDLMADMGRRTPSRPTYESLTTEDLQEEEA; the protein is encoded by the coding sequence ATGAGCAACCTAACTTATAACCTTCTCCCTGATTTAATCTCCATACAACGCTCGAGTTTTCGGTGGTTTCTCGAAGAAGGATTAATCGAAGAACTAGACAGTTTTTCCCCCATTACTGACTATACCGGTAAATTAGAATTACACTTTTTAGGACAAGACTACAAACTCAAAGAGCCTAAATATGCTGTAGATGAAGCTAAGCGGCGCGATAGTACCTATTCAGTACAAATGTATGTTCCCACCCGCTTAATCAACAAAGAAACGGGCAATATCAAAGAACAAGAAGTATTTATTGGCGACTTGCCCTTGATGACAGAACGGGGAACATTTATTATCAACGGGGCCGAACGGGTCATTGTTAACCAAATTGTCCGCTCACCGGGGGTGTATTATAAATGCGAATACGACAAAAATGGTCGTCGGACCTACTCGGCTTCTTTAATTCCCAACCGGGGAGCTTGGTTAAAGTTTGAAACCGATAAAAACGGATTAGTCTGGGTCAGAATAGACAAAACTCGCAAACTATCGGCACAAGTTCTCTTAAAAGCCATCGGATTATCCGATAATGAAATCCTTGATGCCCTACGTCATCCCGACTTCTATCAAAAAACCCTAGACAAAGAAGGCAACCCCAGTGAAGAAGAAGCCCTCTTAGAACTCTACCGCAAACTGCGACCCGGGGAACCCCCAACCGTAAGCGGCGGACAATTATTACTCGAGTCTCGTTTCTTTGACAACAAACGCTACGATTTAGGAAGAGTCGGACGATATAAACTCAATAAAAAACTGCGGCTAAACGTAGCAGATACCATCCGAGTCCTCAGACAAGAAGATATCTTAGCCGCTATCGACTACCTAATAAACCTAGAATTCGACATTGGCAGCACCGATGATATCGACCATTTGGGCAACCGTCGGGTGCGTTCAGTGGGAGAATTACTACAAAACCAGGTCAGAGTAGGACTCAACCGCCTAGAAAGAATTATTCGCGAACGCATGACAGTCAGTGAAGCCGATAGTTTAACCCCGGCTTCTTTGGTCAACCCCAAACCCCTCGTGGCGGCTATTAAAGAATTTTTTGGTTCGTCCCAACTCTCTCAATTTATGGACCAAACTAACCCCTTAGCAGAATTAACCCACAAACGACGTTTATCAGCCCTTGGGCCAGGAGGACTAACCCGAGAACGGGCCGGCTTTGCGGTGCGAGATATTCACCCCTCCCATCACGGAAGAATCTGCCCTGTAGAAACCCCAGAAGGCCCCAACGCCGGCTTAATAGGCTCTTTAGCCACATATGCGCGAGTCAATCAATATGGATTTATAGAAACTCCCTACTATCGCGTAGAAAACGGACGAGTCCGTCGAGAATTAGCACCTGTTTATCTCACCGCCGATGAAGAAGATGATTTTCGCGTAGCGCCTGGGGATGTAGCTACCGATGAAGCTGGGGTTATTGTTGGGGAGAGTGTGCCGGTCCGTTACCGTCAAGAATTCTCTACCACTGAACCCGAACAAGTGGATTATGTCGCGGTTTCGCCGGTGCAAATTGTCTCAGTAGCGACCTCCTTAATTCCCTTCCTAGAACATGATGACGCAAACCGCGCCCTGATGGGATCTAATATGCAGCGTCAGGCAGTGCCGCTACTGCGTCCAGAACGTCCTCTCGTGGGAACAGGTTTAGAAGCCCAAACAGCCCGAGATTCAGGGATGGTCATCGTCTCGCGCAGTCACGGGGTAGTAACTCATGTAGACGCGACGACCATCAGAGTTAAGGTTAAAAGCGAAGAGCGAGTGATTGAATATGAATTGCAAAAATATCAACGCTCTAACCAAGATACCTGTCTCAATCAACGTCCCCTGGTATATATGGGAGAAGAAGTCGTGCCCGGGCAAGTATTAGCCGATGGTTCAGCCACCGAAGGCGGAGAAATCGCCCTAGGACAAAATATTCTAGTAGCTTATATGCCTTGGGAAGGCTACAACTATGAAGATGCTATCCTCATCAGTGAGCGGCTGGTCTATGACGATGTTTATACCTCCATCCACGTAGAAAAATACGAAATCGAAGCGCGCCAAACTAAACTAGGGCCAGAAGAAATTACCCGAGAAATCCCTAATGTAGGCGAAGACGCTTTAAGAAACCTAGATGAACGAGGCATTATTCGCATTGGGGCCTGGGTAGAAGCCGGAGATATTCTGGTAGGAAAAGTGACCCCCAAAGGAGAATCAGATCAGCCGCCAGAAGAAAAGCTCTTACGGGCAATTTTCGGCGAAAAAGCTCGAGATGTGCGCGATAATTCCCTGCGAGTGCCCAACGGAGAAAAAGGACGGGTAGTAGATGTGCGCGTGTTTACCCGAGAACAAGGCGATGAATTACCCCCCGGCGCGAATATGGTAGTCCGCGTCTATGTGGCCCAAAAACGAAAAATCCAAGTAGGCGATAAAATGGCCGGTCGTCACGGCAATAAAGGGATTATTTCCCGTATTCTGCCCATAGAAGATATGCCCTATCTGCCCGATGGTCGCCCGGTCGATATTGTTCTCAACCCCTTGGGTGTGCCCTCACGGATGAACGTCGGACAAGTATTTGAATGCCTTTTAGGATGGGCCGGCGAAAACTTAGGGGTACGCTTTAAAATTACGCCCTTTGATGAAATGTATGGAGAAGAAGCCTCCCGAGAAACAGTACATGGACTGCTAAATCAAGCATCCAACCGCCCCGGCAAAGAATGGGTCTTCTCTCAAGACCATCCCGGCAAAATAATGGTCTATGATGGGCGCACCGGCGAACCTTTTGACCGCCCCGTCACCGTCGGACAAGCTTATATGCTTAAACTGGTTCACCTAGTAGATGATAAAATTCATGCTCGCTCTACAGGACCCTATTCTCTGGTTACTCAGCAACCCTTGGGCGGCAAGGCGCAACAAGGTGGCCAACGCTTCGGAGAAATGGAAGTATGGGCGCTCGAAGCTTATGGCGCGGCTTATACCCTCCAAGAACTGCTAACAGTAAAATCTGACGATATGCAGGGACGAAATGAAGCTCTTAATGCCATTGTTAAAGGAAAACCCATTCCTCGCCCCGGAACCCCTGAATCATTTAAAGTCTTGATGCGAGAATTACAATCGTTAGGCTTAGATATTGCCGTTCATAAAGTAGAAACCCTTACCGATGGAACCTCTCGAGATGTAGAAGTAGATTTAATGGCTGACATGGGCCGTCGTACTCCTTCTCGTCCTACTTATGAATCTTTGACCACCGAAGACCTACAAGAAGAAGAAGCCTAA
- a CDS encoding TatD family hydrolase — MKLIDTHVHLNFDVFGGELTSLSSRWREAEVVHLVHSCVEPGEFKSIRAIADQIPELSFAVGLHPLDASKWKPEMASEILSLAKSDQRVVAIGEIGLDYYKADNIQQQKEVLWTQLEIAHQLNKPVIIHCRSAAAALRELLESFWSQYDPVEGVMHCWGGNSEETQWFLDLGFYISFSGIVTFKKANSVQESALIVPENRLLIETDCPFLAPVPKRGKRNEPAFVRYVAEAVAQIRNVSLETLAQQTTENACRLFKLNIETAEKNANKN, encoded by the coding sequence ATGAAGTTAATAGATACTCATGTTCACTTAAACTTCGATGTCTTTGGTGGGGAGCTAACCTCGTTATCGAGTCGCTGGCGAGAAGCTGAAGTAGTTCATTTAGTTCACTCCTGCGTAGAACCTGGAGAATTTAAGAGCATAAGAGCGATCGCCGATCAAATCCCGGAACTTTCTTTTGCCGTTGGACTTCATCCCCTAGATGCCTCGAAGTGGAAACCCGAAATGGCATCAGAAATTTTAAGCCTTGCTAAATCAGATCAGCGAGTCGTGGCCATTGGGGAAATTGGCTTAGACTACTATAAAGCCGATAATATCCAACAGCAAAAAGAAGTTCTCTGGACACAGCTAGAAATCGCCCACCAATTAAATAAACCCGTAATTATCCATTGTCGCTCTGCCGCCGCCGCCTTGAGAGAACTGTTAGAATCCTTTTGGAGTCAATATGATCCAGTAGAAGGAGTCATGCACTGTTGGGGAGGAAACAGCGAAGAAACCCAATGGTTTTTAGATTTAGGTTTTTATATCAGCTTTAGTGGAATTGTGACCTTTAAAAAAGCCAATTCAGTGCAAGAATCAGCCTTAATCGTTCCCGAAAATCGTTTATTGATCGAAACAGATTGTCCTTTTTTAGCCCCGGTGCCCAAGCGAGGAAAACGCAATGAGCCGGCTTTTGTGCGTTATGTGGCCGAAGCGGTTGCCCAAATTAGAAATGTTTCTTTAGAAACTCTCGCTCAACAAACAACCGAAAACGCCTGTAGGTTATTTAAATTAAACATAGAAACTGCTGAAAAAAATGCTAATAAAAATTAA
- the rpsT gene encoding 30S ribosomal protein S20 produces the protein MANIKSAIKRIEIAERNRLRNKAYKSAVKTLMKKFLVAVDQHTANPSEESQAAVNQALSAAYSKIDKAVKRRVLHRNNGARKKARLANALKKVTAAS, from the coding sequence GTGGCCAATATAAAGTCTGCAATTAAACGTATTGAAATAGCTGAACGCAACCGCCTGCGTAACAAAGCCTATAAATCAGCCGTGAAAACGCTGATGAAAAAATTCTTGGTGGCGGTAGATCAACATACGGCTAACCCGAGCGAAGAAAGCCAAGCAGCCGTAAATCAAGCTCTATCAGCCGCCTATAGTAAAATCGATAAGGCAGTCAAACGGCGAGTATTGCACCGTAACAACGGAGCGAGGAAAAAAGCTCGACTCGCTAACGCGCTCAAAAAGGTAACGGCGGCTTCATAA
- the hisD gene encoding histidinol dehydrogenase codes for MLRIITQQTEAQTELKRIRDRTRDLEFRQAEETVRDILDAVKRKGNQALIDYTEPFSQQVLNPQQLKVSGSDLDAAYQQISKEALVAIQQACRQIENFHRQRLPKSWVQFQEDDVVLGRRYQAVERAGLYVPDAPFPLMSLVLLQAIPAKVASVGQIVMVTPPNTTGKIHPALLVAAIEAGVTDIYRLGGALAIGALAYGTETIPKVDVITGLGNIYVTLAKKMVYDSVKIDALAEASELVIIADDSANPMAIAADLVGQAERTPLAASILLTTDADMASTVSQQVAQQLQHHPQRILTEKALAHYGLIVVVNSLVEAVQLSNFFAPQHLELAVSEPWELLEQVRHAGAIFLGTSTPMMVGDFLGGSAMSVATAGAVRYASALGVETFMKHSNLIEYSPVALKKMSNTLQVLAQAEGLFAGVESIRLRTEAQETDDNQL; via the coding sequence ATGCTGCGAATTATAACTCAGCAGACTGAGGCACAAACAGAGCTTAAGCGCATTCGGGATCGCACCCGCGATTTAGAGTTTCGCCAAGCAGAAGAGACCGTCAGAGACATTTTAGACGCGGTTAAGCGTAAGGGAAATCAGGCACTGATAGATTATACAGAACCGTTTTCTCAGCAGGTACTTAACCCACAACAATTAAAAGTTAGTGGCTCAGACCTTGATGCGGCTTATCAACAAATTTCTAAGGAAGCTCTGGTGGCAATTCAGCAAGCTTGCCGGCAAATCGAAAATTTTCATCGCCAGCGTCTTCCTAAATCTTGGGTTCAGTTTCAAGAGGATGATGTGGTACTGGGAAGGCGTTACCAAGCAGTAGAGCGAGCGGGTTTATATGTGCCTGATGCGCCCTTTCCCCTGATGAGTTTGGTACTATTACAAGCTATCCCCGCTAAAGTGGCTTCTGTGGGTCAAATTGTCATGGTCACTCCGCCTAATACCACAGGAAAAATTCATCCGGCTCTTTTAGTGGCGGCAATAGAAGCGGGAGTCACTGATATTTATCGCCTTGGTGGGGCTTTGGCCATTGGCGCTTTAGCTTACGGGACCGAAACCATCCCTAAAGTTGATGTCATTACAGGGCTAGGCAATATTTATGTAACCCTGGCAAAAAAGATGGTCTATGACTCGGTGAAAATCGATGCTTTGGCGGAAGCTTCTGAATTGGTGATTATTGCTGATGATAGTGCTAATCCTATGGCGATTGCGGCTGATTTAGTGGGCCAAGCTGAACGGACTCCTTTAGCGGCTTCGATTTTGTTGACTACCGATGCGGATATGGCTTCGACGGTGAGTCAGCAGGTGGCTCAACAATTACAGCATCACCCCCAAAGGATTTTAACCGAGAAGGCACTCGCTCATTATGGGTTAATTGTAGTGGTGAACTCTCTTGTTGAGGCGGTGCAGTTATCTAATTTCTTTGCTCCTCAACATTTGGAATTAGCGGTATCTGAGCCTTGGGAACTTTTAGAACAGGTTCGTCATGCTGGGGCGATTTTTTTGGGCACTTCTACGCCTATGATGGTGGGGGATTTCTTGGGAGGTTCGGCTATGTCTGTGGCTACTGCCGGGGCGGTACGTTATGCTTCTGCTTTGGGAGTAGAAACCTTTATGAAGCATTCTAATTTGATCGAATATTCTCCTGTAGCTTTAAAGAAAATGTCTAATACGCTTCAAGTTCTTGCTCAAGCTGAAGGATTATTTGCTGGGGTTGAGTCAATCAGATTACGTACAGAAGCCCAAGAGACTGATGATAATCAATTGTAA